The Chthoniobacterales bacterium genome contains a region encoding:
- a CDS encoding molybdopterin-dependent oxidoreductase, producing the protein MKLSPPDLRIRAWKGPLTEELVRKPGDFGLGQIPARLAPDATTTTVCGFCSTGCGLNVHLRDGEAVNLSADAEYPVNMGMACPKGWEALAPLSAPDRGTTPLIRKHRGGPLEPADWDEAMRLFTSRLQAIKTEHGPESVAFLSTGQVTTEEMALLGCLFKFGMGFIHCDSNTRQCMATAHVAYKQSFGFDAPPFTYADFEESDVLVFIGANPCIAHPIMWQRVMRNKHHPQILVVDPRCTETAMAATEHFAILPKSDLTLLYGLANILIASGWIDRDYIAVHTTGFEEFAEFLPQFTTDRVCAETGLTADALWSFARIIAEGKRVSFWWTMGVNQGHESTRTAQAIINLALMTGNIGRPGTGANSITGQCNAMGSRVFGNITSLLGGHDVTRADDRAKIAGILGIDESTIPQQPSLAYDEIVAGIATGKIKALWVIATNGSHSWIDHNKFNALLDKLDLLVVQDMYPTTETVQRADLFLPAAGWGEKDGTLINSERRIGVIKKVRRAPGLALSDFNIFRLVAEYWGCGDMFAKWQSPEAAFQILKEVSRDQPCEFTGIEDYRAIDDAGGIQWPRTAGGPSAAERRLFEDGNFFTPDRRARFLFDQPRAMAEPTDAEYGFLLLTGRGTSSQWHTNTRTGKSDVLRKLYPAHCYVEMNPADAERLGIGPNSPVRVSSRRGAITATAFLTPTVQPGQIFIPMHYREVNQLTFPSFDPHSRQPSYKACAVKLSAG; encoded by the coding sequence ATGAAACTCTCGCCGCCCGATCTCCGCATCCGCGCCTGGAAGGGCCCCCTCACCGAGGAACTCGTTCGCAAGCCCGGTGACTTCGGGCTCGGCCAGATTCCCGCCCGCCTCGCACCGGACGCGACGACGACGACCGTCTGCGGATTCTGCTCCACCGGCTGCGGATTGAACGTCCACCTCAGGGACGGCGAGGCCGTAAACCTCAGCGCGGACGCCGAGTATCCCGTGAACATGGGAATGGCCTGCCCGAAGGGCTGGGAGGCGCTCGCCCCGCTCAGCGCGCCGGATCGCGGCACCACGCCGCTTATCCGCAAACACCGCGGCGGCCCTCTCGAGCCCGCGGACTGGGACGAGGCCATGCGCCTGTTCACCTCCCGGCTGCAGGCGATCAAGACCGAGCATGGCCCGGAGTCCGTCGCGTTCCTCAGCACCGGCCAGGTGACGACCGAGGAGATGGCCCTCCTTGGCTGTCTCTTCAAGTTCGGCATGGGCTTCATCCACTGCGATAGCAATACGCGCCAGTGCATGGCCACCGCGCACGTCGCCTACAAGCAGTCGTTCGGCTTCGACGCGCCGCCCTTCACCTACGCGGATTTTGAAGAGTCCGATGTCCTCGTTTTCATCGGTGCGAATCCCTGCATCGCCCATCCGATCATGTGGCAGCGCGTGATGCGCAACAAACACCACCCGCAGATCCTCGTCGTCGATCCCCGCTGCACCGAGACCGCGATGGCCGCCACGGAGCACTTCGCCATCCTTCCGAAGAGCGACCTCACGCTGCTCTACGGCCTCGCAAACATCCTCATCGCGAGCGGGTGGATCGACCGCGATTACATCGCCGTGCACACGACCGGGTTCGAGGAGTTTGCGGAATTCCTGCCGCAGTTCACCACCGACCGCGTGTGCGCGGAGACCGGCCTCACCGCCGACGCCCTCTGGTCCTTCGCCCGCATCATCGCCGAAGGCAAGCGGGTCTCTTTCTGGTGGACGATGGGCGTCAACCAGGGCCACGAATCCACGCGCACGGCGCAGGCCATCATCAATCTCGCGCTCATGACCGGCAACATCGGCCGGCCTGGCACCGGTGCGAATTCGATCACCGGCCAGTGCAACGCGATGGGCTCGCGCGTTTTCGGAAACATCACCAGCCTGCTCGGCGGCCACGACGTCACCCGCGCCGATGACCGCGCGAAAATCGCCGGCATTCTTGGCATCGACGAAAGCACCATTCCGCAGCAGCCATCGCTGGCTTACGACGAGATCGTTGCGGGCATCGCGACCGGGAAGATCAAGGCCCTGTGGGTGATCGCGACGAACGGTTCGCACTCGTGGATCGACCACAACAAGTTCAACGCCCTGCTCGACAAGCTCGACCTCCTCGTCGTGCAGGACATGTATCCCACCACGGAAACCGTGCAGCGCGCCGATCTCTTCCTGCCCGCCGCCGGCTGGGGCGAGAAGGACGGCACGCTCATCAACTCCGAGCGCCGCATCGGCGTCATCAAGAAAGTCCGCCGCGCTCCCGGCCTCGCCCTCTCCGACTTCAACATCTTCCGGCTCGTTGCCGAATACTGGGGCTGCGGCGACATGTTTGCGAAATGGCAGTCGCCCGAGGCCGCCTTCCAGATCCTCAAGGAAGTCTCCCGCGACCAGCCCTGCGAATTCACCGGCATCGAGGACTACCGCGCCATCGACGACGCCGGAGGCATCCAGTGGCCGCGCACGGCCGGGGGCCCCTCGGCCGCGGAGCGGCGGCTGTTCGAAGACGGCAATTTCTTCACGCCGGACCGGCGCGCCCGCTTTCTCTTCGACCAGCCGCGGGCCATGGCCGAGCCAACGGATGCCGAATATGGCTTCCTCCTCCTCACCGGTCGCGGCACCTCCTCGCAATGGCACACGAACACGCGCACGGGAAAATCCGACGTCCTGCGCAAGCTCTACCCCGCGCATTGCTACGTGGAGATGAACCCCGCGGACGCCGAGCGCCTCGGAATCGGCCCGAACAGCCCCGTGCGCGTCTCGTCGCGACGCGGCGCCATTACGGCCACGGCCTTTCTCACGCCAACCGTGCAGCCCGGCCAGATCTTCATCCCGATGCACTATCGCGAGGTGAACCAGCTCACTTTCCCGTCGTTCGATCCCCATTCGCGCCAGCCGTCCTACAAGGCCTGCGCGGTCAAGCTCTCCGCCGGGTGA